CCGCCCTCCTGCAGGTGCGGTGCGGCCTCCTTGACCAGCCTAACGACGCTCATCACGAGCAGGTCGTAGGCGTGATACCAGTCGTCCTCCTCGGTGTCGAGGAAGGGCCCGCTGGGCGGGCCGCCCGCGCTGGTCACGAGGTGGTCGAGCCCGCCGAACTCCTCGACGGTGGTCCCTACGAGCGTCTCGATGTCCTCCGGGTCGGTCAGATCGCCCGGCTGGGCGAGGACCTCGCCCGTCGCGACCTCCTCGATCTCCTCTCGTGCTTCTTCCAGTCGCTCCTCGTCGCGGCCGTTGACGACGACGTTCGCGCCCTCGCGCGCGAGCGCTTTCGCCGAGGCCTTTCCGAGTCCGCTCGACGACGCCGTGACGAGCGCCGCGTTGCCCTCGATCTGTAGGTCCATGACGTGGGTATCCGCGCGAGCGACGGACAAAAGGGTTCGCGTGCCGGCAGTCCCGATCGGCCGCGACCCACCGGTCGGGCCGACGGTATGGGTTTATGTGGCTGGCCACGTCCCTTCCGCCATGCCCGCAGACCTCGTCGACCCCGAGACCGCCGATCACATCGTCCGCACCGCCCGCACCGCCGTCGGCGACAGCCTCCGCTCGGCGACCTACTTCACGCGCGACGACTTCGAGCAGTTGTACCTCCGGAGCGACCTCGAACGGGACGCCGACCTCTCGACGTTCCTCGGCAACGAGTGGCGCGGCTTCCGGATCACCGAGGATGCCTATCAGGGCTCGGAACTCGGCGATTATCGCTACACGATCCGCGTGTTCGATCA
The sequence above is drawn from the Halalkalicoccus sp. NIPERK01 genome and encodes:
- a CDS encoding SDR family oxidoreductase, with translation MDLQIEGNAALVTASSSGLGKASAKALAREGANVVVNGRDEERLEEAREEIEEVATGEVLAQPGDLTDPEDIETLVGTTVEEFGGLDHLVTSAGGPPSGPFLDTEEDDWYHAYDLLVMSVVRLVKEAAPHLQEGGGTIVTITSRSVKEAIDSLVLSNSVRMSVIGLEKTLSQELAPEVRANAVLPGPHETARIRELVDQAVDRGDYGSYEEGLADWSDGIPLERIGDPIELGNTVAYLSSPKSGFINGVSVPIDGGAGASNL